A portion of the Thermodesulfobacteriota bacterium genome contains these proteins:
- a CDS encoding ABC transporter substrate-binding protein, producing the protein MLRLLLITTLNISMLLVLGACGSDDNKQDASQETRTSETSTSTSSTSEPVDGDWLMYHLSAEPATLNPITATDAYEGTVNSGKIYETLIERNNETLELEPLLAESWEISEDKLKFTFKIREGIKWHDGKPFTSEDVVFSYKTIMNPKVDSPQLRAYFQEIRDVKAIDDLTVEFTYARPYFLALEFCGGMPIVPKHIFDKGDFNTNPAGRS; encoded by the coding sequence TTGCTGAGATTACTACTAATAACGACTCTTAATATATCTATGCTACTTGTACTTGGAGCATGCGGATCAGATGATAATAAACAGGATGCCAGTCAAGAAACTCGTACTTCCGAAACATCAACATCCACCTCTTCCACTTCAGAGCCTGTAGACGGAGATTGGCTGATGTATCACCTCAGCGCCGAACCTGCAACACTTAACCCAATTACTGCAACCGACGCATACGAGGGTACAGTAAACAGCGGCAAGATTTATGAGACCCTAATTGAAAGAAATAACGAGACCCTTGAGCTTGAGCCCCTGTTGGCTGAGTCATGGGAAATTTCTGAGGACAAGCTTAAATTTACTTTTAAGATAAGAGAGGGAATAAAGTGGCACGACGGCAAGCCATTTACCTCTGAAGATGTGGTGTTCTCATATAAAACCATAATGAACCCAAAGGTAGACAGTCCGCAGTTAAGGGCATACTTTCAGGAAATAAGAGACGTTAAAGCAATAGATGATTTAACAGTAGAATTTACTTATGCAAGACCATACTTTTTGGCCTTAGAATTTTGCGGTGGCATGCCAATTGTGCCAAAGCACATATTTGATAAAGGCGACTTCAACACTAACCCTGCAGGCAGATC
- a CDS encoding slipin family protein: MFSPVFIFIGIIALFILSGIKILNEYERGVVFRLGRIVDLKGPGFKWIIPMVDKMTKISLRLITMDVPPQDVITRDNVSVKVNAVVYFRVVDPIKAVIQVENFLYATSQLAQTTLRSVLGQVELDELLAEREKLNLKLQDVLDKQTDAWGIKVTLVELKYVDLPEDMKQIMARQAEAERERRAKIISAEGEFQAAQKLTEASEILGQSPMSLQLRFLQTLTEMSGNQSSTIVFPLPLDLLKPFFEKGLPNVIKNPPSGSEDNKWGAKENE; encoded by the coding sequence ATGTTTTCACCTGTATTTATTTTCATAGGAATTATAGCGCTTTTCATATTATCGGGAATAAAAATTCTAAACGAGTATGAAAGAGGGGTAGTTTTCAGATTGGGAAGGATTGTCGACCTTAAAGGCCCCGGTTTTAAATGGATCATACCCATGGTAGATAAGATGACAAAGATAAGCCTTCGTCTTATCACAATGGATGTGCCTCCTCAGGACGTTATAACCAGAGACAACGTATCTGTAAAAGTAAACGCAGTCGTTTACTTTAGGGTGGTGGATCCGATTAAAGCAGTAATTCAGGTAGAGAACTTTTTGTATGCAACTTCTCAGCTTGCCCAGACTACCCTTAGGAGCGTGCTAGGTCAGGTTGAGTTGGATGAATTACTTGCAGAAAGAGAAAAACTAAACCTAAAGCTTCAGGACGTACTAGATAAACAGACAGATGCCTGGGGAATTAAAGTTACTTTGGTTGAGCTTAAATATGTTGACCTTCCAGAGGACATGAAGCAGATCATGGCTCGTCAGGCTGAGGCAGAAAGAGAAAGAAGAGCTAAGATTATCAGCGCAGAGGGTGAATTCCAGGCAGCTCAGAAACTAACCGAAGCATCAGAAATATTGGGCCAAAGCCCTATGTCACTTCAGCTAAGATTTTTGCAGACTCTAACTGAGATGTCAGGCAATCAAAGCTCAACAATTGTATTCCCTCTTCCACTGGATCTCTTGAAGCCATTTTTTGAAAAGGGATTACCTAACGTTATAAAAAATCCTCCAAGCGGATCAGAAGATAATAAGTGGGGCGCAAAAGAAAACGAATAA